Proteins from a genomic interval of Streptomyces sp. NBC_01445:
- a CDS encoding RidA family protein, which produces MSSIERINPPELSPATGFSHAVTATGGRLVFLAGQTALDADGKITGDTLPEQFERALTNLLTALRHAGGTPDTLARVTVYATDVADYRTHAREIGRVWRELAGRDYPAMAVIGTTRLWDEQALVELDGLAVLSD; this is translated from the coding sequence GTGAGCAGTATCGAGCGGATCAATCCACCCGAACTCTCCCCGGCCACCGGCTTCTCGCACGCCGTCACCGCCACCGGCGGCCGCCTGGTCTTCCTCGCCGGACAGACCGCCCTCGATGCGGACGGCAAGATCACCGGCGACACGCTCCCGGAGCAGTTCGAGCGGGCCCTGACCAACCTCCTCACCGCACTGCGCCACGCGGGAGGCACCCCCGACACCCTCGCCCGCGTCACCGTCTACGCCACCGACGTCGCCGACTACCGCACCCATGCCCGTGAAATCGGGCGTGTCTGGCGGGAGTTGGCGGGCCGCGACTATCCGGCGATGGCGGTGATCGGCACGACCCGGCTGTGGGACGAGCAGGCACTGGTGGAATTGGACGGGCTGGCGGTCCTGTCGGACTAG
- a CDS encoding acyl-CoA dehydrogenase family protein: MTAESAAPSFSLDPAQTAWCAELCALAAERLAPLAEKGEPGKVNRPLVAELGRLGLLERLFRSGALDLCLMRESLARVCTEAETALALQGLGAHPVHAYGTDAQRAHWLPRVSDGTAVAAFALSEPGAGSDAAALALRAEPDGTGGWCLVGEKTWISNAPEADFYTVFARTAQDAGARGVTAFLVPADRPGLTGTPLDMLSPHPIGSLDFDAVPVTADDVLGEPDRGFRVAMTTLNLFRPSVGAFAVGMAQAALDATLDHTARRDAFGGKLKDLQTVAHQVADLALRTEAARLMVYAAASAYDAGAPDVPQRAAMAKLLATETAQHVVDTAVQLHGARALQRGHLLEHLYREVRAPRIYEGASEVQRAIIAKELYA, encoded by the coding sequence ATGACCGCAGAGTCCGCAGCTCCGTCATTCTCGCTCGACCCAGCACAGACCGCCTGGTGTGCCGAGCTGTGTGCGCTCGCCGCCGAGCGGCTCGCACCCCTCGCCGAGAAGGGCGAGCCGGGGAAGGTGAACCGGCCGCTCGTCGCCGAGCTCGGCCGGCTCGGCCTCCTGGAGCGGCTGTTCCGCTCCGGCGCCCTCGACCTGTGCCTGATGCGCGAGTCCCTCGCCCGCGTCTGCACGGAGGCCGAGACCGCTCTCGCCCTTCAGGGACTCGGCGCACACCCCGTGCACGCGTACGGCACCGACGCGCAGCGCGCGCACTGGCTGCCGCGCGTCAGCGACGGCACGGCCGTCGCGGCCTTCGCGCTCAGCGAGCCGGGCGCGGGTTCCGACGCCGCGGCCCTCGCCCTGCGCGCCGAGCCCGACGGCACCGGAGGCTGGTGCCTCGTCGGCGAGAAGACCTGGATCTCGAACGCCCCCGAGGCCGACTTCTACACCGTCTTCGCCCGTACGGCCCAGGACGCCGGCGCCCGTGGCGTCACCGCCTTCCTGGTCCCGGCGGACCGCCCCGGCCTCACCGGCACCCCCCTCGACATGCTCTCCCCGCACCCCATCGGCTCCCTCGACTTCGACGCGGTCCCGGTCACCGCCGACGACGTGCTCGGTGAACCGGACCGCGGCTTCCGCGTCGCCATGACCACCCTGAACCTCTTCCGCCCGAGCGTCGGGGCTTTCGCCGTGGGCATGGCGCAGGCCGCGCTCGACGCGACGCTCGACCACACCGCCCGGCGCGACGCGTTCGGCGGCAAGCTGAAGGACCTCCAGACGGTCGCCCACCAGGTGGCCGATCTCGCCCTGCGCACGGAGGCGGCCCGCCTCATGGTCTACGCGGCGGCCTCGGCGTACGACGCGGGCGCCCCCGACGTGCCGCAGCGCGCCGCGATGGCGAAGCTCCTGGCCACCGAGACCGCCCAGCACGTCGTCGACACCGCCGTCCAGCTGCACGGCGCCCGCGCCCTGCAACGCGGCCACCTCCTCGAACACCTCTACCGCGAGGTGCGCGCACCCCGCATCTACGAAGGGGCCAGCGAGGTCCAACGCGCGATCATCGCCAAGGAGTTGTACGCGTGA
- a CDS encoding AMP-binding protein, translated as MTDAPPQHTSAHVDTFARDHLPPPELWPDLVFDLPELRYPQRLNCGAELLDRTVERFGAERPAFRTGDGEVWTYGELLRRVDRIAHVLSGELGVRPGNRVLLRGPTTPWLAACWLAVMKAGAVAVTVLAQARSQELATICSIARVTHALCDARTMDDLVKAEVPGLRVTPFGGEGPDDLLRRGSGQPETYDAVATAADDVALIAFTSGTTGRPKGCMHFHRDVLAIADTFARHVLRPRPDDVFAGSPPLGFTFGLGGLVIFPLRAGASSLLLEQAGPRQLLPAIAEHGVSVLFTAPTAYRALLDGIDGTDGHALSSLRRCVSAGENLPAATWRAWHEATGIRIINGIGATELLHIFISAADDAIRPGTTGVPVPGWQARVIDAAGAEVPDGEAGLLAVRGPVGCRYLADERQTTYVRGGWNVTGDTYVRDPDGYFRYVARADDMIISAGYNIAGPEVEDALLRHPDVAETAVVGRPDDERGQIAVAYVVLREGARRDPDALRAFVKAELVPYKCPREIVFLDALPRTATGKLQRFRLRSTGDLE; from the coding sequence ATGACAGACGCTCCACCGCAGCACACATCGGCCCACGTCGACACCTTCGCGCGCGACCATCTCCCGCCGCCCGAGCTCTGGCCCGACCTCGTCTTCGACCTCCCCGAACTGCGCTATCCGCAGCGGCTCAACTGCGGGGCCGAGCTACTGGACCGCACCGTCGAGCGGTTCGGCGCGGAGCGTCCCGCGTTCCGCACCGGCGACGGGGAGGTGTGGACGTACGGGGAACTGCTCCGCCGCGTCGACCGGATCGCGCACGTGCTCAGCGGCGAGCTGGGCGTGCGGCCGGGGAACCGGGTACTCCTCCGCGGCCCCACCACGCCCTGGCTCGCGGCCTGTTGGCTGGCCGTGATGAAAGCGGGCGCGGTCGCCGTCACCGTCCTCGCGCAGGCGCGGTCGCAGGAGCTGGCGACGATCTGCTCCATCGCGCGGGTCACGCACGCGCTGTGCGACGCCAGGACCATGGACGACCTGGTGAAGGCCGAGGTGCCCGGGCTGCGCGTCACACCGTTCGGCGGCGAGGGGCCCGACGACCTCCTGCGGCGCGGCTCCGGACAGCCCGAGACGTACGACGCCGTGGCGACCGCCGCCGACGATGTCGCCCTGATCGCGTTCACTTCGGGCACGACGGGGCGCCCCAAGGGCTGCATGCACTTCCACCGGGACGTCCTCGCCATCGCCGACACGTTCGCGCGCCATGTCCTGCGGCCGAGGCCGGACGACGTGTTCGCGGGGAGCCCGCCGCTCGGTTTCACGTTCGGGCTCGGCGGTCTCGTCATCTTCCCGCTGCGGGCCGGCGCCTCGTCGCTGCTGCTGGAACAGGCCGGGCCGCGGCAGCTGCTGCCCGCCATCGCCGAGCACGGGGTGTCCGTCCTGTTCACCGCGCCGACCGCGTACCGCGCGCTGCTCGACGGGATCGACGGCACCGACGGGCACGCCCTCTCTTCGCTGCGGCGGTGCGTCTCGGCGGGCGAGAACCTGCCGGCCGCGACCTGGCGCGCCTGGCACGAGGCGACCGGGATCCGCATCATCAACGGCATCGGCGCCACGGAACTCCTGCACATCTTCATCTCCGCCGCCGACGACGCGATCCGCCCCGGGACGACGGGCGTGCCCGTACCCGGCTGGCAGGCGCGAGTGATCGACGCCGCCGGGGCCGAAGTACCGGACGGAGAAGCAGGGTTGCTCGCCGTGCGCGGCCCGGTCGGCTGCCGCTACCTCGCCGACGAGCGGCAGACGACGTACGTCCGCGGCGGCTGGAACGTCACCGGGGACACGTACGTCCGCGATCCCGACGGCTACTTCCGGTACGTCGCCCGCGCCGACGACATGATCATTTCTGCGGGGTACAACATCGCGGGCCCCGAGGTCGAGGACGCGCTGCTGCGGCACCCGGACGTCGCGGAGACCGCGGTGGTGGGCCGCCCCGACGACGAGCGCGGGCAGATCGCGGTCGCCTACGTCGTGCTGCGCGAGGGCGCCCGCCGGGACCCGGACGCGCTGCGGGCGTTCGTGAAGGCCGAGCTGGTGCCGTACAAATGCCCGCGCGAGATCGTATTTCTGGACGCGCTGCCGCGCACGGCGACCGGGAAGCTGCAGCGGTTCCGACTGCGCTCCACCGGCGATCTAGAGTGA
- a CDS encoding PaaX family transcriptional regulator yields MSDLHTPRSLIVTLYGAYGRGFPGAVPVAELIRLLGAVGVDAPAVRSCVSRLKRRGLLLPERTGSGAAGYALSPAARQLLDDGDRRIYGAPAGGADGWVLAVFSVPEAERAKRHVLRSRLAGLGFGSAAPGVWIAPAGLHEETRHTLERLGLSPYVDLFRGEHLGFAATADAVARWWDLDRLAALHEAFLDEHAPVLAAWQARSPGDAAPEEAYRDYLLALDSWRHLPYADPGLPAGLLPARWPGTRSASVFRALHERLRDAGAAFTTVNHPA; encoded by the coding sequence GTGTCCGACCTGCACACTCCCCGGTCCCTGATCGTCACCCTCTACGGCGCCTACGGGCGCGGCTTTCCCGGCGCCGTGCCGGTCGCCGAGCTGATCCGGCTCCTCGGCGCGGTCGGCGTCGACGCGCCCGCCGTGCGGTCCTGCGTCTCCCGCCTCAAGCGGCGCGGGCTGCTCCTGCCGGAGCGCACGGGGTCGGGCGCCGCCGGGTACGCGCTGTCGCCGGCCGCGCGGCAGCTCCTGGACGACGGCGACCGGCGCATCTACGGGGCGCCGGCCGGCGGGGCGGACGGCTGGGTGCTCGCGGTGTTCTCCGTGCCGGAGGCCGAGCGCGCCAAGCGGCACGTCCTGCGCTCACGCCTTGCCGGGCTCGGCTTCGGCTCGGCGGCGCCCGGCGTGTGGATCGCCCCGGCGGGCCTGCACGAGGAGACCCGGCACACCCTGGAGCGCCTCGGGCTCTCCCCGTACGTCGATCTGTTCCGCGGCGAGCACCTGGGGTTCGCGGCGACGGCGGACGCGGTCGCGCGCTGGTGGGACCTGGACCGTCTCGCCGCGCTGCACGAGGCGTTCCTGGACGAGCACGCGCCGGTGCTCGCCGCCTGGCAGGCCCGCTCCCCCGGCGACGCCGCTCCGGAGGAGGCGTACCGGGACTACCTCCTCGCCCTCGACTCCTGGCGCCATCTGCCGTACGCCGACCCGGGGCTGCCCGCCGGGCTGCTGCCTGCGCGGTGGCCGGGGACCCGCTCGGCGAGCGTGTTCCGGGCGCTGCACGAGCGGCTGCGGGACGCGGGGGCGGCGTTCACCACCGTCAACCACCCAGCGTGA